A segment of the Parasynechococcus marenigrum WH 8102 genome:
CCTTGGCGCTGCCGGGCATGAGCGGCTTCGTCAGCGAGCTGATGGTGTTCGCAGGCTTTGCCACCGATGAGGCCTATACCCTGCCGTTCCGGGTGGTGATCTGTTGCCTGGCCGCCGTCGGTGTGATCCTCACACCGATTTATCTGCTCTCCATGCTGCGGGAGATCTTCTTCGGCAAGGAGAAGCAGGAGCTGGTCTCCCACACCAACCTCGTGGACGCAGAGCCGCGTGAGGTGTACATCATCGGCTGTCTGTTGGTGCCGATCATTGGCATCGGCCTCTACCCACGGCTGATGACCGACAGCTACAGCCGATCGATCGAAGCCCTGGTGGGACGTGACCTCGGTGCCATGGAACGGATCACCCAACCCACCGCACCATTAATCCGTGGCCAGGCTCCAGCGGTGCCGGCAGTCCTGAGCGCGCCATCGGTTCCAGCCTCGTAAACAAGTGTCGAGGTCTGCCCCAGAGCGCGTTGAAGTCCGTAAGTTCTGATCGCATTCGGCCCTTTCCATGCGCCAGATCAACTTCGGCCTGATCTTCGGCTTCGGACTGCTCACGGTGTTCTTCACCCTCGAGAACACCGCCCCCACCACCGTTCATGTTCTGCCCGGGATGAACTACACCCTGCCGCTGGCTGGCCTGTTGCTGCTGGTGGCGGGTGTTGGTGCTGTGTCCGCCTGGTTCTTCGCCGCCTGGACAGGGATGCTGAACAATGTGGAACGCATCACGCAGGCCAGCGAGTTTGAAGCTCAGCAGGTGCGCATCCAGGAACTCGAAACAGACCTGAACCGCTATCGCTCCACGGTGCAGACCCAGCTCGGCCTGCTGCCGGCCACCACAGTCAGCAGCAGCAGCCAGGGGGATGACAACAGCAGCGACGCCGCCTGATCCCAGGCTGCCACTGGCATCTGAGCTGAAGGACCGATACCTTCAGCTCAATCGGGATCGCACGTGCCCCAGGCGGCCAGCCATGAGAGTGCTGATGCAGGCGCCCGCCTGGCCATCCGCCTGCTGCAGGACGCAGCTGAACGGGGGGAGCTCGACCCCTGGGATGTGGATGTGATCGCCGTCGTGGACGGCTTTCTGGATCAGCTCCGCCAACGCATCGAGGTGCCACGGCAGGTGGCGGCAGTCCTCGATGGCCGAGGCGGCAGCTACGAACGTGACCTGGCGGACAGCAGTGAGGCCTTCCTGGCCGCCTCAGTGCTGGTGGGGTTGAAAGCCGAGGTGCTTGAAGCCAGCATCTTGCCGCCTCCTGTTGAGGTGGAGGAGTACATCGATGCCGAGTTCGACGCCCAGGGATGGCTGGACCAGAGCTTCGATCTGCCGCATCGACCAGAACGTCATCTTCAACGCCGGCCTGTGGCCCCGCCGCCGTTGCGGCGGCCGGTCACCCTCGGCGAGCTGATCGAACAACTGGAATCCATCGCCGAGCACCTTGAAGCCGACGAGCTCGAAGCCCGCCGCCGCCAACGCAAGCGGCGCTTCAGCAACCGCGAAGCGATCGCTCAGGTAGCGGGCCTGGCCCACCGAGAAAAACTGCCAGAAACCACAGCAGCCCTGGGGGTTTATCTCAACGGCTGGGAGGACGCCCTGGACTGGATCGACTTTGAACGCTTGGTTCAGCGCTGGACCAGCGTGGCTCCAGGCGATCTGGACACCGATCGGGTGGGAGTCTTCTGGGCTCTGCTGTTTCTGTCCTCCCAGGGGGCGGTGGAACTGGAGCAGGAGGGCTGGTTACATGCTCCCCTCCGGCTGAAACGGATCCC
Coding sequences within it:
- a CDS encoding segregation/condensation protein A, translating into MPQAASHESADAGARLAIRLLQDAAERGELDPWDVDVIAVVDGFLDQLRQRIEVPRQVAAVLDGRGGSYERDLADSSEAFLAASVLVGLKAEVLEASILPPPVEVEEYIDAEFDAQGWLDQSFDLPHRPERHLQRRPVAPPPLRRPVTLGELIEQLESIAEHLEADELEARRRQRKRRFSNREAIAQVAGLAHREKLPETTAALGVYLNGWEDALDWIDFERLVQRWTSVAPGDLDTDRVGVFWALLFLSSQGAVELEQEGWLHAPLRLKRIPASGSFTQLPITRLEVPDPVPTRTTQAA
- a CDS encoding lipopolysaccharide assembly protein LapA domain-containing protein; its protein translation is MRQINFGLIFGFGLLTVFFTLENTAPTTVHVLPGMNYTLPLAGLLLLVAGVGAVSAWFFAAWTGMLNNVERITQASEFEAQQVRIQELETDLNRYRSTVQTQLGLLPATTVSSSSQGDDNSSDAA